Proteins encoded in a region of the Nicotiana tomentosiformis chromosome 9, ASM39032v3, whole genome shotgun sequence genome:
- the LOC117275505 gene encoding uncharacterized protein — translation MDYWEDVDPLLVLMVVIKGPYGGVLLLAVALDANNGLFPVAFAIVESEQNETWRWFFYWLNNFVGAWPRDKPWTFMSDRKKTYIYANFKAQYPGLLLRNYFWQAAKSYEVKYFNEAMEMIKQINSKAWEYLSKIDKRTWARHTFDPRVKTDHITNNNISESFNSWIGELRVKPILKLVDGLRAKLMTRLHTRYQKGRGWESEVPPTIIEKLNKAKKDSRKCTLQVAATNEFEVIDKDRYYIVNLDTRTCQCGIFQISGLPCKHAALGISHKRDLREAYCDPMLKTEAYLKSYILFLMKLFGHL, via the exons ATGGATTATTGGGAGGATGTAGACCCTTTGTTGGTTTTGATGGTTGTCATCAAAGGACCATATGGTGGAGTTTTGCTATTGGCAGTTGCATTAGATGCGAATAATGGCCTATTTCCAGTTGCATTCGCTATTGTTGAGAGTGAACAAAATGAAACCTGGAGATGGTTTTTCTATTGGTTAAATAATTTTGTTGGTGCTTGGCCTCGTGACAAGCCGTGGACATTTATGAGTGATAGAAAAAAG ACATATATATATGCCAACTTCAAGGCACAATACCCAGGACTCCTTCTAAGAAACTACTTTTGGCAAGCTGCAAAAAGTTATGAAGTTAAGTACTTCAATGAGGCAATGGAAATGATTAAGCAAATTAATTCAAAAGCGTGggagtatttatctaaaattGATAAGAGAACATGGGCAAGGCATACTTTTGATCCTAGGGTAAAGACTgatcacataacaaataataatATAAGCGAGTCTTTCAATTCTTGGATAGGTGAGTTGAGGGTAAAGCCTATTTTGAAACTTGTAGATGGTCTTAGGGCCAAACTAATGACTAGACTTCATACAAGATACCAGAAAGGTCGTGGCTGGGAAAGTGAAGTACCACCAACTATAATTGAGAAATTAAATAAGGCTAAAAAGGACTCAAGAAAATGCACTTTGCAGGTTGCCGCTACTAATGAGTTTGAGGTTATTGACAAAGATAGATACTATATAGTTAATCTTGATACAAGAACATGTCAGTGTGGCATATTTCAGATTTCAGGATTACCTTGTAAACATGCTGCTCTTGGTATTTCCCACAAGAGAGATTTGAGGGAGGCATACTGTGATCCAATGTTAAAGACGGAAGCTTATCTCAAATCATACATCCTGTTCCTGATGAAACTTTTTGGCCACCTATGA